DNA from Marinagarivorans cellulosilyticus:
TTCCTGGGTCTAAAAAGAAACTAAATGCATTATTAATATCGGTGTCGTTTTCTGCTCGTTCATTCACCGCTTTAATAACAACGGCTTCGAGCGCACGCGCATTACCCAATACTTGGCCTTGGTCCATCGAAACATCAAGTACATTTAAAAGCCGGTTAACCACCGGCGGAATTTGCGCGGCCAGTGTTGCCGCGCGCGCGTGTTTATTCGGCGCATCGGTCGAACCCATATCCGATGGCAGTGCAATATCTCGCTGCGTGTAAATGGCGCGAATGCGATCTTCGGCATTATCCAAAATACTGATCAGCTGGGTGTTGTCTGTGAGTGTTGTATCGAGGTTTTGCTCTGGGCGGGCTAAGCTTGCCGCTAGGCTTTCGTAAATCGATTGGCTGGCGTCGTTGGGCATGCCGGTATTGTCGTGCATGGCTTCATAGTTATCGTCAATGCGGTCGCTCAGTACGGTGACTGTTTTATGCAGTTTTATTGCTGTATTCAGCAGGTACGAGTGCACCTCGCCATTGCCAGCGCTATTGAGGTAATCCACATCAAGGTCGCTAGGCTCGATACCGAGCGCATTTAATACATTGCTTGTGTCAGTGTTGTCCTCAATTGAGGTGAGTAGTGTCGTAATGGGTGAAATAACGGTATTTTTAGTGTCGCTGTCGATGCGGGCATCTATACGGCGGCTCAGCTGGCCAATAAAGGGCTCGCCAGTGAGTATGTCGTAGCCGCCATCTATGCGAATAACAACATCAGAGAATGACGACACCGTATTTAGGCAGTATTGCTGTTGCTCGGGCTCGGCATCGGCTGCGCAGTAGTTGGTATCGGTATTCGGGTTGTAGCCGTAGTAGCCCTCGTCATCGGTAAATGCATAAGGCTCCCATGGGTCTCGGGTGGCATTGTTATTGGTGTCGATAAACACCTTAGAGCGTGCGATATGACCATCGATGGCGACACCGCTAAAACTATTATTTAGTGTTGAGGCGTGACCGCGGTCTTGCTCGCCGCTACCACCACATGCGCCCAATACCAAAGTTGCACCCAATAATACGGCAGTGGCCAACGGCTTACGTGGTAGTGAATAGGGCAAGCCCTGTGCTGTGCGTTGTTGTGCGTTGTGTTGTGTCGTCATGTTTCGTACCACGTTGTGCTTGGTGAATAGACACGGGCCTTAGCCGGTGCTTTAAATCGTTATTGCCCTTGCTACTTAAAACTTGCTGGCTAAAACCGCTCCTCAAAGCTCAGGGCAAAGCCTACGCCTCGAGGCGCTTTTTCGTCGTCTACGATGATGTCGTCGAGTGCCATGTTGAAATCTAAATTGACGATGCCGCCAAAGGTAATGCCCAGGCCTAAGTAGCTAAGCTTAGAGCCGGCTAAATTTTTGCTATAGCTGCCGCGCAAACCTGGAATCCAGTAGTTACTTGGGTGGTAGCTGGTCGAGGCGGCAAACCATTGGTTCTCTTGGCCTACGGTATCGTCGTAACTGGCTAGCTCAGCAGAGGCTGAAACCAGCCAATTACTGGCAATAAAATAGCTGCCATCGACGGTAATAACAGGGTTCTTTTTGTGGGTTTCATAGGCTTTAATATCGCCTTTGTCGGCAAAATAGCGGGCGGCAAAGCAGCTGTTTTGCTGTGGCCCACTAGGGTATTCCTCACAGTTAACTCCAACTGCTCCGTAATCGAACGAGGGTGCGTTTAGGTTGGTTAGCGAGGCGCCTAGCCGGTAGTTAGGGGCAGTCCATACTGCGCCAAAGTCTAACCCTATGCTGGTCGAGCGAATGCGGTTGTTTTTGTATTCGTCCTTTACAACATCTTCGATGTCTTGGTTGCCTAGCGAGTCCAAGTAAAATACTTGCTTGCTTAGTTCGAGATCATAAATATTAAATTTGGCGCCCCAGATCAGCTGGGTGCCTTCAGTGCCCCAAAGGTTCTCGCCGTATATTTGGCTGTAGCCAACGGCAAGTTTCTTTTGTAAGCCGCTTTTTATATAAGCTGAAGTATTGGTAGCAAAGGTGGTTTTGCTGTCGTCGTAAATGAGTTCGTCGGCTAAAACGCTTAGGTTAATCTGGCTTTCGATGTTGAGCTCAAACATAATCGTGCCCGGTAAAAAGCCAGGCCGCCAGTACAGCGGGAGCGGTGGAACATACGTGCCTGCGGTGGTTTTTAAATAGCCGTCGTCCCCGGCTTGCTCAATAACTGCGTTAAAGCGGTCGAGGGTTTCGTTGACGCTATCTTCTTCGGCGTTGTTGGGGTCGTCCAAAATGTCGATAAGCTCGTCAATGTCGTCTACGAAGTTGTCGACTTGGCCTAGCTCGGTACTGCTCGATAGGCTAAAAAAATAACTCATACGAAAGCGTTCGTCTGAATCAATCATTAATTCGCCCATTGCTGGGTTGTGCATACCGCTATAAAGCGCAAGGTGGTTGGCGCTTTGCCCAGTGGTAAAAGCCTGCGAATGGTTTAGCAGGTTGCCGCCTGCATTTGCGTTTGGCGCAGCAATAGCCGCTAACAACCCTGCGGTTAATAATGTGCAAGCGCCATAGCGCGCAATATTGTGAATTCGTGCCGTGGAAATATCTGAGGATAATATTGAATAATTATTGACCGGCTTAAGCTTCGGTGGTGTTTTCACGAATGACTCCTTGTTTATTGCACAACAGCGCTGGCCGCGAATACCCCAAGGGGCCTTTAATAAAAACACTAGACAAAGAACAGGCCTAAGAACGAGCAGAATGGCTGTATATATCAACAAAATCTGGAGTGGGAATTGTTTAGTCCTGAAGGGAGCTGTTAAGAATTAAGTGACCTAAAAAGGATATTTTGATGTTTTTTTAGGCGTCATTAAAATGTCTGAAAATGTGACGTTGATGTTGATTTCAGCGTCATGACGTATTTTCGTCGAGGGGGAACTGGCAGAAAATGGTCGCCGGTCAGGGCATGCAAAAAAAGTATCCTTATTTGTAACAATGTGCCACTTTTTGCGTTACGGGTATTAAAACTGCGAGATAGTTGTTGCAAAACAATATAAAGACTTAACAAAAGTGGGTGTTGCACGCACAATAAACGCTTTTGCGTGTGATTTTGATCATAATTTGAACAATATAACTACTGGCCAGTTATTATCTGGGGTAATATTTCCCACATGAATTCCAACAACATTAAACAGCTCATTTTGTCTGCCGCCCGAACGATGATTCGGCCGGTAGTTCGAGTACTGATTCACAACGGCGTGACCTATAGCGAGTTCTGCAAACTGGCTAAGGCACAGTTTGTTGAGGTGTGCGCTAACGACTTTGGTTTGCAGGGGCGCCCAACCAATATGTCGCGTATTGCCACAATGACGGGTATCGACAGGAAAGAGGTTAAGCGCGTTAAGGATGCGTTAGAACAGAGAGACCCGGTTGCCGAAACACAGCACGCCCAAGACCGCCTAACGCGAATCCTGAGTGCGTGGCACCAAGACCCTAATTACTTAAACGATAATGGCGAGCCTGTCATTTTGGCTGCTGATATTGAATCAGAACGCTTGAGTTTCCCAGGCTTAGTAAAGCTTTATGGTGGCGATATTCCTGTAAGCACCATATTGAAAGAATTGGTCGGCAGCGGCTGCATAGAAAAAACCAGCAATGGCGATTTGCGTGTGCTTAAGCGATTTTATGTGCCTGCTAATAACAATCCTGAGTCTTTGCTGCGCGCTAGTTCTGTATCGAGCGAAATCCTTAATACCATGTTCCATAACCTTTACGTTGTTGGTAAAGAAAAGCGTGCCCGTCCCCGCTTCGAGCGCCGGGCTAGCAACAATGCCATTCCGGCCAAGCAAGCCGCTGCTTTTGAGCGTTTTGTGGAGCAGGAAGGGCAAGCGTTACTTGAGCGTGTGGACGCTTGGCTTACAGAGCATGAATGCATCATAGAAGAGGGTGACGAGCCCCGCGACGACTTGGTGCGAATGGGCGTCGGGGCTTACATGATCCAATACACCCAACAAAAAAATAAAAAGAATAGCGGCACAAAGAAATCGAAGCAGCCAGTAGTGCAAAACGATGCCGAAGAGCAAGGTTTACAGGTGGAAGAAAATGACGAGTAGGTATCGATTAAGTTTATCGATCATGTGGCGCTTATTGGCCTTAGCGGCCTTATGCTTTGCGCTAACGGCGTGTGGTAGCGGTGGTGACGATGAGGTAGCGGGAATTGATGGCAGTGGTGCGCCTGTAGATCCTGTTGCGCCAAGCCCTGAGCCGCCTGAATTACCACCCATTCCGCCTTTACCACCTGAGCCCGAAACTGATATTACCGTAGCTGCACAAGGTACTATTAATGGTTTTGGCAGCATTATTGTGCATGGCGACCGTTATGATACAACGCATGCAAAATTTTACCGCCACGGGCTGCCCGTACCCGAAAGTGCGTTTGAAGTTGGGGATATGGTCGCTGTAACCGGCTACACATTAGACGGAGTGCTTTACGCCAAAGATGTATTTTTTGACCCCGTACTAAGCGGCCGCATTGAACAGTATGACGAAGTCGCCGGCACTTTCACTATGTTAGGGCAAACGGTAAGCCTTGATGCGGATACCGTTGTGGGCGGCGAATTGAATGACGAGGCCTTGTGGGGGCGCAATGTAACCGTGAGCGGTTGGCAGGGCGATAGCCAAATTGTGGCAACGCGCATTGCGTTAAACGATCGGCCAGAGGTTACGACAATACGCGGCCATGTGAAAAGTAACGATGCAAATTCTATGGAAGCATTTATTGGCGAGGTGTGGGTGGACTACTCGAATGTCGCCAACGTGCCATCTATGCAGCAAGGCGATATTGTGTTGTTTGAAGGCGAGCTAATAAAGCCCGAAAACGGAACTCGTTATTTACGCGCGACTATGGCTGTGAATATCTCGGTGACACTAAGCGCGAATGAAGTGCCGTTAGAATCTGCAGTAGTGGCTGGTATTGTGCGCAACATTGCCTCTTATCAGCGCTTTTGGGTTAATGGTGTTGAAATAGCACTAACCGAAAACTCACAAGTCGAGCGCGGTGGCGTCGGCGACTTAGCAAGCGGCCAGCTGGTGATTGTGCACGGTGCGCCAACTGCGGCCGATAAAATGGACGCGCGAAACATAAAGATTATCGATTTTGCCAGCAAGTTGAGCTTTACCGGCGCTATCGAAATGATTGATGCCGATAGCCAAACGATTACGGTTGCAGGCCAGGCTTTTGATGTTGTTGCGGCGACTAGCCTTGCGGATTTACAGCAGGTTCATTCGCGCTTAACGCTTGCTGACTTGCGCCTTGGCGATTATGTCGTTGTAAGCGCCGTAGCGCACGAGCAAGGGCACGAGGCTCTTAGTATTAAGCGCACTACACTGGGCGTAAACGACCGCAAATTTGATGGCACCGATGTTGTAATGTACGAATGGGGGTTCCCGCTAGGTAACCCGAGTAATATCGAGGGGGAAAACTTACTGTTTTCCGGCCGTTTGCACGCCGCGCATCCTGCGATGTCTACGCTGGAAATCGGAAGCTTAGACCCCAGCGACGAGAAAATCGTTGTACGCATAAAAATAGCGGAAGAAAACTACTCTAGGGTATTTGAGGAGGCCAATGTACGAGCTGAGTACCAAGCCACGTTAGATCTGCTCGATAAGCTTTACGAATTCTTGGCGCAAGGCCGTACCGTCTGGATCAACCTACAAGGCGACGACCGCCGAGCCACTGCTGGTATTGTATTTGCCGATAAACTGCATTTTATGGTGGATCGTGAGGGGCCGTTTATTGACGGTGACGCTATCCCCGCTGAAGACGCCGCACAATAGCACCTTAGTTTGCGGCGCCGTAAATTAAAAAGCCCTTCGCGAGAGCGAGGGGCTTTTTTGTATATGCTGTCCTTGTGCTGTTGTGCCGTTACCTGTGTTCTTACCTATGCCCTTAGGTATGCCCTCAATGTCATTAACATAGCGGCAGCCGACAATTTTTCTGGACTCGCTCAAGCCAATCCATGGGCGCTCCGCACGCGCTCCCGGCGCGTGAGGGTCCTGAAAAATCACCGCCTACCGCTTAACTAGCCTTAAGTTAATGGCATTGGGTATGCCCTTACGTATGCCCTTACGTATGCAAAGTTACGGCGGTAACTCTCGCTTGTGCTGCCGGTTGTGTGTCTATACTGATTGAGATCCACTCATAAAGATGCAATTAGCTGGTAACCGACTGCCGATGTTAGATGACGAAAGTAAAAAAGATCTATTAGAAGCCTTTGAAGACTTGCATATTGAAGTGGAGGCCTGCCTTGTAGATGCACTGAATGGTGTTGAGGCGAGCGGGCAGGGTGCGTTGCTTAACCGGTTGTTCCGGGCGATACATAATGTCAAAGGTAATGCCGGCTTGATGGGGGTGCAGCCAGTTGTGGATTTTGCACATGTTATCGAAGAGGTGGCAGAGTCCCTTCGCTCGAATAAATTCGATTTGAGTGAAAAAGTCGCAGAGGCACTGCTTATAGCAATGGATCGGCTGCGCGATATTCACGAGCAAGAACTACTCGATAAGCGCTTTGATAACCTTTGTATCGACGAGCTTAAAGCGTTGTACCACGCCTTGGCTGTAGCCGATAAAGATGCGGCTTGCGCTGTGGCGCAGCAAACGTTGCAGTTTTTGGGCGCAGGGGTAGCAGACGAGCATGCGTCGTTATCGGCAAGCCCGATTGTCAGTAATGACCAGCATATATTGCAGTTAGGGCCCTGTGCTGATTCTGACCTGCAAGCGCGCGACCTCGCGTTTTTTCAGCACACCGCTTTAGCGCTAGATAACCTAGAGCCCTCGTGGTTTGGCCGCAGTATTCAGTTATATGATTGGGCCATGAAAATGAATGAAATTTCGGGCAGGCAAGTCGACGAGACGCAGTTTGCTGCGGCTATTTATTTGCACGATTTAGGCATGAGCTTTGTACCGGCCGAAATTGCTGGCAACCGCTTGTATGCCAACCCCCAAAGTCACGATGCGGTAAGAAATCACCCCGATTGGGGTTATCAGTACTTGGTGCGCATGCCCGGCTGGGAAGAGGCCGCCACAATTATTCGCGAGCATCACGAGTGCGTTGACGGTACCGGTTACCCCAGTGGGCTTAAGGGCGGAGATATACACCCTGGCGCCAAAATATTAAAAATACTCGATAGTTTTTTTGCATTAACTAATGGCTGCGTTGATGTAGGGCGCCGCAGCTCTACTGTGCGTGCGGTATCGGCCATTAATGCACGAATTGATACCGAGTTTGAAGGCTTGTGGGTACAGTGTTTCAACCACATGATTCGAAAAGAATTGCGGCTAGGTAATATATAGGTCTACATTGCGCTAGCAGCCCCGTAGCTTTCAGTTAGCCTAGGGCTGCTGCTAATCGTACGCTATTTGGTTACCGTGACATTGTCGACTTGTAAAACGACACCCGCTTGATTACCGGAAAGCGGTGAAATAACAAAAGGCGCGTTCACTTTACTGACATCTAAGCCTGCAGTGGCTAATTCGCTCAGTGCTATTTTGTAGTGCGTCCAAGTGTTTAGTGCGGGGTAGCCAATATCGTAATCTCCCGAGGTGCAAGGCCATACGCAATCGGCGCGGAAGATAAGGTTATCTTTAACAGCGCGAGGGTCGGCGGTAATGCGTAAATCAAACTCGACAAAGTTAAACCCGCTTAAGTCCGCTGTTGCGCTTGATTGGTAAAAGCCAATGCCGGTATCCGTGTTAAACGTTACTTCTCCAACGGTGCCATTGGCGCCGCCAGCATCCACAACGCTATAGCCTAGGTTACCTTCTGCACTGTATACACCCCATACATAGGGGGGCGTTGTTGCACCGTTAAATAGGGCAATGTTATCGCCGCTGGTATCAATCGGTTGCGGTGGCGTTACCCCAGGGTTTGCATCAAAGTCGTCGTCGCGGCTGGCGCAGCCTTTACCGGTTTCTATATCTTTAGTGCACTGGTAAACGCGCACGTAATCAATTTGCATTTCTTGAGGGAATGCCGATTCATCAATGCCGGTGTCGTTAACTTGGCCTGCCCAATTGCCGCCAACGGCAAGGTTTAGCAAAAGGTGGAAGCGTTGGTTAAAGGGCGCGTCGGGCTCTGTTAGTGCGGCGGCAGAATACCAGCCTGCGCTTGTCTGGGTGGCAAAGTGATCGCCGTCAACATACCAGCGTATTTCGCCTTCTTCCCATTCTACGGCGTACTCATGGAAATCGTCAGCTGGGTCGCCTTCGCCAGGCAGTACATACTCGGTGCCTGAGTATGTGTTGTTGGGCCAGTTATCGCCAAAATGCAGGGTGCCATGAATGCGGTTCTCGCCACCGACTTTAAGGTTAACCGCTTCCATAATGTCGATTTCGCCAGAGCTTGCCCAGCCGCCAAATACCCAGTCGGTAGGCAGCATCCAAATGGCAGGCCAAGTGCCCTGGCCATAAGGAAGCTTGGCGCGCACTTCAAAACGGCCGTACTTCCAGTCGCCTTTTAATGCCGAGCGCAAGCGGCCAGAAGTGTAAGTGCCGCTGCCGGAGGTGTCGTTAGGATCGTAATTGTCAGCATCGTCGTGGGTGGCTGGGCCTGTGGCATTTTCGCGAATGGCTTTTAGGTGCAGAATATCGCCATCAACCCAAACATTATCTGGGTCTTCTACATAGCATTGTGCTTCCGCATTGCCGCCGCCGTAACAGTTCTTTTCGTAGCTCCATTTGGTGAGGTCCACTTCATTGGTCGAAAACTCATCGTTCCATACCATGCAATACCCCGTGGCCAGTGGCTCGGCAATGCAGGCACTGGCCGCGGCACTGCTGTTGTTGGCGCTACTGATATTGCTGGCGCTACTGATACTGTTAGCACTCGACTCGGCTTCACTGCTGGCGCTACTTAGCGCAAGGCTCGAGCTATTGCCTGTGGCAGAGCTGATATTTGCTGTACTGGAGTGGTCATTGTTGCCACCACTGCAACCTGCGCCAACGGCTAGCGCTAATACGGAGGTGGATAACAAACGGGTGCTGGTTGATACATCAAGTAATTTTTTATGCATTCTTCTGGACTCGATAGCAATGAAGTGGATGAGTGTCACGCTAAGTACTGGGCGCACCTTGCGTCGACGCCGCTAAGTGTGCCGCGGGTAATTAACCCTTTCGCCCCAGAATACAGGTTTTCATGTACTGACACGTGCCGACATCCGCAGTAGACGCTTAGTGGCACGTAAAAAGAGCGGCAGCGGGCTTAAATTGTGATCAAGTTGGCGTGGCTTTTGTGGTGGCCGCTAGACAATATTTTAAAGGGTGAAGCAGCTCGCATTTTGGTGAACGGAGTGTTAGCCGCGGCGAAAATGACTACGCGTTGCGTAAAGTAGTACGCAGCTTGGCGTTACTGGTGAATGTTTTGATTGCGAAATTGCGTGGGGGTCATTTGGGTGTATTTTTTGAAAAACCGATTAAACGCCGACTTACTACTAAAGCCTGCTTGGTCCATCACTTCTAGCATCGGTAGGGTGGTTTGCTCGAGCAGCAGTTTTTTAGCGCGCTCTACTCGGTAGAAGTTGATAAATTCAAAGAAGTTTTGTTGGTAGTGTTGGTTAATAACGCGTGAAACCTGCCTTGGTGTACAGGCCAGTTTATTAGCTAGCTGGTCGAGTGTGATTTCTGGGTCTAGATAAACTTCGTCTTGCTCTATGGCGCGGCTGACGGCGTCAATATGATGCTGCTGGAGTTCTTCGGTAGCGGTGCGCTTAGGTAAAGGTTCGGCTTCTGGCGCGGCGGTGCTATTTTCGGGTAGGTTGGGGGCTTGTGATGAGCTTATCCCTTGCACAATGTTGGAATGTATTAGGCTGAATATCACCAATACCGTGGCGAAAATAAACTTAAAATAATTGCCCATAAGGCCCATCGTACTAGGGATATTTCCCAGTGCTAGGTGGTGAGCCAGTTGTGCTCCTAGCTCCCAAAAAAATAAGAACAAAAAGCCGCCAATCAATATTTGCAGCCACGACCGGCTAACCTTATCGAGGTTGGAGTGGCTGTGAACAATTTCGACTTTATAGCGTGTTAATAGTCGGTAGCTGAGTAGCCCGTAGCTTAGTATGGATAAGTGCTGGGCTATTAACAGGCCCCGATAAAGCGTATTTTCGTAATAGATGTTGTAGTTGTTGATGCCAGCGTGCAAAGCGCTTTCGCCAAGGGTGCTAAGTATGGCCCACAGGTAAAGGGGGAATATGGCTAGCGGTGCGAAGTGCCATGCGGTTTTGGTGTTGACGGTAAAGTCGGTATAAATCACTGACCGCGTATAAAGGTAAAGCAGCGGTCCCTGAGCCAACAAGCCAAATTTAAAAACAAAAAATAGCGTGCTGGCATCGCTGAATAAGGCCTGTTTTAACGGTGCAGACCAGTAAATTAAAGTATCCAATGCGGCCAGGCCAAATACCAATATGAATAACGCCAGCAGGCTATTGCTGCTTCTTTTGCCGCGTTTAACGGCCAATAAAATACAACTGAATATCAAGCAGTTAAAAATAACGAGCAGTAAGGCGATATCGTTAAAATTAAATAAAACGAGATGGGTGGTCATACGCGTATTGAATATTTGGCTGAAGGGGCGGCTGTTAATGGTACCGGTTTGAGCTGGAATGTCTATGGCAAAACATTGTTCTGGGTCGCATGGCGCTTAATGCTACAGCGATCAGTTTTTTCGGATGTGGCGCTAAAGCCACCACACTTTGATTAAACCTAACAGGCTGATAAACGCAAGAATAAAACCAATTACACGCTTAAATAAAATGGTATTACGCAAAATGTATTCGTGTGCTTTTAGCCCTAAATAGTGCCCAGCTGCGGCTACGGGTAATAGCAAAATGGCGGTTTGCCATTGTAACGCAACGCCAATAGCCCAAAACACCGAAAGCTTCAAGCTCACAATCACAAACCATGTGACAAATAAGGTATTACGCAATAACGGCGCACTTACATTGCGTATAAATACGGCGGCAATAAGCGGTGCGCCGGTTAATGAGGTGCCTGCAACATAACCACCTACTGCCAATAAACAATGATCAATAAATTGGCTATGGCTTTGCACCGCAATATCAAACAGCCACAACAGTGAATAAAGCAATGCAACGCCGTAAATAAAACTGAGTAGCCAGTGTGTTGGTAGTGTAATTAAACCGGCTATGCCAATTAGGGTGAAAGGTAAAATGATAACCATCGATTTTTTAAGGTATGCGGTGTCTACCTTATTAATACGTGTACGCAAGGTTAGAGCGGAAAAAAATAATAAGTGCAAACCAATAATCGGCATCCAAAAAATAGCTTGGTCATAAACAAATAATAATAGCGGCAGCCCCAACGCTGCCCCACCAAAGCCTAACCCGCTGCGAACAAAACCGGTCCATATAAACAATAAGGCAATGCACATTAATTGGTAAAAGCTAAAGCTTTGTAAAACGTCCATTAATACTCACTAGTGATTTAAGTGTGGGTTATAAAATTACAACACTTCGGACAGTTTTAAGCACCCCAATAGGCCCAAAGTAGTCATGTCGTGTCGGCAGGAAGGGAATAGAGTTTCGCTATGTTATTAGGAGTCATGGATAAATTTTGAGATAATTTGGTTTCTGACATCAAACAACCCACAAGATTTACCCATGACAGACCTAGTAAACACTATTTTCAGTTTAATGCCTAGCATCAATAAGCCTCAACGTGTATTTATGACTGGCCTGCTTGCCACATTGGTTGTATTTCACGGTCGAGCGACTTTCAGAAATATGAGTCGCTATAGCGATATGAGTGAGAAGCGATTCGCGCGTTGGTATCGACGAGAATTTCCGTTTGCGCAATTCAACACGGAGCTTCTCTTGCATTCATTGGGGCGGTCGCAG
Protein-coding regions in this window:
- a CDS encoding DUF5666 domain-containing protein; the protein is MTSRYRLSLSIMWRLLALAALCFALTACGSGGDDEVAGIDGSGAPVDPVAPSPEPPELPPIPPLPPEPETDITVAAQGTINGFGSIIVHGDRYDTTHAKFYRHGLPVPESAFEVGDMVAVTGYTLDGVLYAKDVFFDPVLSGRIEQYDEVAGTFTMLGQTVSLDADTVVGGELNDEALWGRNVTVSGWQGDSQIVATRIALNDRPEVTTIRGHVKSNDANSMEAFIGEVWVDYSNVANVPSMQQGDIVLFEGELIKPENGTRYLRATMAVNISVTLSANEVPLESAVVAGIVRNIASYQRFWVNGVEIALTENSQVERGGVGDLASGQLVIVHGAPTAADKMDARNIKIIDFASKLSFTGAIEMIDADSQTITVAGQAFDVVAATSLADLQQVHSRLTLADLRLGDYVVVSAVAHEQGHEALSIKRTTLGVNDRKFDGTDVVMYEWGFPLGNPSNIEGENLLFSGRLHAAHPAMSTLEIGSLDPSDEKIVVRIKIAEENYSRVFEEANVRAEYQATLDLLDKLYEFLAQGRTVWINLQGDDRRATAGIVFADKLHFMVDREGPFIDGDAIPAEDAAQ
- a CDS encoding AraC family transcriptional regulator, with the translated sequence MTTHLVLFNFNDIALLLVIFNCLIFSCILLAVKRGKRSSNSLLALFILVFGLAALDTLIYWSAPLKQALFSDASTLFFVFKFGLLAQGPLLYLYTRSVIYTDFTVNTKTAWHFAPLAIFPLYLWAILSTLGESALHAGINNYNIYYENTLYRGLLIAQHLSILSYGLLSYRLLTRYKVEIVHSHSNLDKVSRSWLQILIGGFLFLFFWELGAQLAHHLALGNIPSTMGLMGNYFKFIFATVLVIFSLIHSNIVQGISSSQAPNLPENSTAAPEAEPLPKRTATEELQQHHIDAVSRAIEQDEVYLDPEITLDQLANKLACTPRQVSRVINQHYQQNFFEFINFYRVERAKKLLLEQTTLPMLEVMDQAGFSSKSAFNRFFKKYTQMTPTQFRNQNIHQ
- a CDS encoding HD domain-containing phosphohydrolase; the encoded protein is MLDDESKKDLLEAFEDLHIEVEACLVDALNGVEASGQGALLNRLFRAIHNVKGNAGLMGVQPVVDFAHVIEEVAESLRSNKFDLSEKVAEALLIAMDRLRDIHEQELLDKRFDNLCIDELKALYHALAVADKDAACAVAQQTLQFLGAGVADEHASLSASPIVSNDQHILQLGPCADSDLQARDLAFFQHTALALDNLEPSWFGRSIQLYDWAMKMNEISGRQVDETQFAAAIYLHDLGMSFVPAEIAGNRLYANPQSHDAVRNHPDWGYQYLVRMPGWEEAATIIREHHECVDGTGYPSGLKGGDIHPGAKILKILDSFFALTNGCVDVGRRSSTVRAVSAINARIDTEFEGLWVQCFNHMIRKELRLGNI
- a CDS encoding glycoside hydrolase family 16 protein, giving the protein MHKKLLDVSTSTRLLSTSVLALAVGAGCSGGNNDHSSTANISSATGNSSSLALSSASSEAESSANSISSASNISSANNSSAAASACIAEPLATGYCMVWNDEFSTNEVDLTKWSYEKNCYGGGNAEAQCYVEDPDNVWVDGDILHLKAIRENATGPATHDDADNYDPNDTSGSGTYTSGRLRSALKGDWKYGRFEVRAKLPYGQGTWPAIWMLPTDWVFGGWASSGEIDIMEAVNLKVGGENRIHGTLHFGDNWPNNTYSGTEYVLPGEGDPADDFHEYAVEWEEGEIRWYVDGDHFATQTSAGWYSAAALTEPDAPFNQRFHLLLNLAVGGNWAGQVNDTGIDESAFPQEMQIDYVRVYQCTKDIETGKGCASRDDDFDANPGVTPPQPIDTSGDNIALFNGATTPPYVWGVYSAEGNLGYSVVDAGGANGTVGEVTFNTDTGIGFYQSSATADLSGFNFVEFDLRITADPRAVKDNLIFRADCVWPCTSGDYDIGYPALNTWTHYKIALSELATAGLDVSKVNAPFVISPLSGNQAGVVLQVDNVTVTK
- a CDS encoding TSUP family transporter — its product is MDVLQSFSFYQLMCIALLFIWTGFVRSGLGFGGAALGLPLLLFVYDQAIFWMPIIGLHLLFFSALTLRTRINKVDTAYLKKSMVIILPFTLIGIAGLITLPTHWLLSFIYGVALLYSLLWLFDIAVQSHSQFIDHCLLAVGGYVAGTSLTGAPLIAAVFIRNVSAPLLRNTLFVTWFVIVSLKLSVFWAIGVALQWQTAILLLPVAAAGHYLGLKAHEYILRNTILFKRVIGFILAFISLLGLIKVWWL
- a CDS encoding conjugal transfer protein TraF encodes the protein MKTPPKLKPVNNYSILSSDISTARIHNIARYGACTLLTAGLLAAIAAPNANAGGNLLNHSQAFTTGQSANHLALYSGMHNPAMGELMIDSDERFRMSYFFSLSSSTELGQVDNFVDDIDELIDILDDPNNAEEDSVNETLDRFNAVIEQAGDDGYLKTTAGTYVPPLPLYWRPGFLPGTIMFELNIESQINLSVLADELIYDDSKTTFATNTSAYIKSGLQKKLAVGYSQIYGENLWGTEGTQLIWGAKFNIYDLELSKQVFYLDSLGNQDIEDVVKDEYKNNRIRSTSIGLDFGAVWTAPNYRLGASLTNLNAPSFDYGAVGVNCEEYPSGPQQNSCFAARYFADKGDIKAYETHKKNPVITVDGSYFIASNWLVSASAELASYDDTVGQENQWFAASTSYHPSNYWIPGLRGSYSKNLAGSKLSYLGLGITFGGIVNLDFNMALDDIIVDDEKAPRGVGFALSFEERF
- a CDS encoding DUF6502 family protein, giving the protein MNSNNIKQLILSAARTMIRPVVRVLIHNGVTYSEFCKLAKAQFVEVCANDFGLQGRPTNMSRIATMTGIDRKEVKRVKDALEQRDPVAETQHAQDRLTRILSAWHQDPNYLNDNGEPVILAADIESERLSFPGLVKLYGGDIPVSTILKELVGSGCIEKTSNGDLRVLKRFYVPANNNPESLLRASSVSSEILNTMFHNLYVVGKEKRARPRFERRASNNAIPAKQAAAFERFVEQEGQALLERVDAWLTEHECIIEEGDEPRDDLVRMGVGAYMIQYTQQKNKKNSGTKKSKQPVVQNDAEEQGLQVEENDE